In Deltaproteobacteria bacterium, a single genomic region encodes these proteins:
- a CDS encoding ABC transporter permease subunit has product MTATARRRLLESFAVHAMLLVGVAFALYPVAWVAALAFSGTPAPEPAVVPWPDQPTLRHLEEVVGATAKVAGESGDHEVWLFGRQLANSLVVSLATAIVGVLIAIPTAYALARFEFVGKRRGLAVLLATQMFPAVASAIPLYLILDALALLNTRTGLVLCYASTAVPFAIFQLRAAFEAIPVDLEEAAMVDGATRLGAFVRVVLPVARPAIAVTALFAFMSAYNEFILAATLLDDASMFTLPVMLQRFVGEYDAKWEAFAAGALVVSLPVMALFYVAQRHLVAGLASGGVKG; this is encoded by the coding sequence ATGACCGCGACCGCGCGTCGCCGACTGCTCGAGTCGTTCGCCGTGCACGCGATGCTGCTGGTCGGCGTCGCGTTCGCGCTCTATCCGGTGGCATGGGTCGCTGCGCTGGCGTTCTCGGGCACGCCGGCGCCCGAGCCCGCGGTGGTGCCGTGGCCCGACCAGCCGACCCTGCGTCACCTCGAGGAGGTCGTCGGCGCGACCGCCAAGGTCGCCGGCGAGTCCGGCGACCACGAGGTGTGGCTGTTCGGGCGCCAGCTCGCCAACTCGCTGGTGGTCTCGCTCGCGACCGCGATCGTCGGCGTGCTCATCGCGATTCCCACCGCCTATGCGCTCGCGCGCTTCGAGTTCGTCGGCAAGCGGCGCGGCCTCGCGGTGCTGCTCGCGACGCAGATGTTCCCTGCGGTCGCGAGCGCGATCCCTCTGTACCTCATCCTCGACGCGCTCGCTCTGCTCAACACCCGCACCGGGCTGGTGCTGTGCTACGCGAGCACGGCGGTGCCGTTCGCGATCTTCCAGCTGCGCGCGGCGTTCGAGGCCATCCCCGTCGATCTCGAGGAGGCCGCGATGGTCGACGGCGCCACGCGCCTGGGCGCGTTCGTGCGGGTGGTGCTGCCGGTCGCGCGGCCGGCCATCGCGGTCACGGCGTTGTTCGCCTTCATGAGCGCCTACAACGAGTTCATCCTCGCCGCGACCCTGCTCGATGACGCCAGCATGTTCACGCTGCCGGTGATGCTGCAGCGCTTCGTCGGCGAGTACGACGCCAAGTGGGAGGCCTTCGCCGCCGGCGCCTTGGTGGTCTCGCTACCGGTGATGGCGCTGTTCTACGTCGCGCAGCGCCATCTGGTCGCCGGGCTCGCGTCCGGCGGCGTGAAGGGCTGA